In Gemmata obscuriglobus, a single genomic region encodes these proteins:
- a CDS encoding polysaccharide biosynthesis tyrosine autokinase: MADTDKNTAAPPDDDEPASGLNPLHLVMRRWQFLAVGLIIGGVLGALIYSTSAPQYQSTAQVLVVKKGVEVTKEGDGRIVEDHVATQVTLIKSEKIRLAAAAKARAAGGAGLPADDRAVADMIGTGLTVVRDKDSAGPTIGSGVLNLTLREPDPELCKRLLEAVIAAYQAELYSIYEKASQDRIATLDRLLEAVKGQRKAAGEHRITHLTELRGITTEDVSSVRTRVSALRDQARALRTDISNLDAQVELVSRTGPAPEDRQLAFVQLTAQYRAPVVPNAANGGELTGTAALRALEFERRELTQATGLGKDHPRVLAVDARIAVLKEELARPPAAGGPVLDELGAHILWVEQKRRTAGRQLVQLEAQLSKDEETMKRAGGLLDLAEAMAVQSQHADAEIMRLEAERLARQATLGAGGYSAEQITRPGSGHKVAPVLLRSLLLGLGIGALLGCGLMVLAETRDKSFRSPAEIRRRLGLAVVGHIPRIRTVPALSLEPATYDPLLVAALRPKSSEAEAYRGLRTQLYFSTQGRGHQVIQVTSPTPGDGKSTLAANLALSVAQSGKRTILVDCDLRKPRVHKLFAGADATGTGLAEVIAGVRPLADGIVASGAPGLDLLPCGPRPANPAELLGSPQFQRVLAELRERYEFVIVDSPPLMAVADPAIVAPQADGVLVVFRMTKTARPAAERAREVLAGVGAHTIGVVVNASGDEGRGYGYGYGYGYEYKYTSYKYSDSYNTDADEDGARLVPAPTR; encoded by the coding sequence GTGGCCGATACCGACAAGAATACCGCCGCCCCGCCCGACGACGACGAGCCCGCGTCCGGTCTGAACCCGCTGCATCTCGTCATGCGCCGGTGGCAGTTCCTGGCCGTCGGGCTGATCATCGGCGGGGTGCTCGGCGCCCTGATCTACTCGACTTCGGCGCCGCAGTACCAATCGACCGCACAGGTGCTGGTCGTGAAGAAGGGCGTCGAGGTGACCAAGGAGGGCGACGGGCGCATCGTCGAGGACCACGTCGCCACCCAGGTGACGCTCATCAAGTCGGAGAAGATCCGGCTCGCGGCGGCGGCGAAAGCGCGGGCGGCGGGCGGCGCCGGGCTACCGGCCGACGACCGGGCGGTCGCCGACATGATCGGCACCGGGCTGACCGTCGTGCGGGACAAGGACTCGGCTGGCCCCACGATCGGCAGCGGCGTCCTGAACCTCACGCTCCGCGAACCGGACCCGGAGCTGTGCAAGCGGCTCCTGGAGGCCGTGATCGCGGCGTACCAGGCCGAACTGTATTCCATTTACGAGAAGGCGTCCCAGGACCGCATCGCGACCCTCGACCGGCTCCTCGAAGCGGTCAAAGGGCAGCGTAAGGCGGCGGGCGAGCACCGCATCACGCACCTCACCGAGCTCCGCGGCATCACGACCGAGGACGTGTCGAGCGTCCGCACCCGCGTGAGCGCGCTCCGGGATCAGGCGCGCGCGCTCCGGACCGATATCAGCAACCTGGACGCGCAGGTCGAACTCGTCAGCCGCACCGGCCCCGCGCCCGAGGACCGGCAGCTCGCGTTCGTTCAGCTCACGGCCCAGTACCGCGCGCCCGTCGTACCGAACGCGGCCAACGGCGGCGAGCTGACCGGCACCGCCGCGCTGCGGGCGCTGGAGTTCGAGCGGCGGGAGTTGACCCAGGCGACCGGGCTGGGCAAGGACCACCCCCGCGTGCTCGCGGTCGACGCGCGGATCGCGGTGCTCAAAGAGGAGCTCGCGCGCCCGCCCGCGGCCGGCGGCCCGGTGCTCGACGAACTCGGCGCGCACATCCTCTGGGTCGAGCAAAAGCGCCGGACGGCGGGGCGCCAGCTGGTTCAGCTCGAGGCGCAACTGTCCAAGGACGAGGAGACCATGAAGCGCGCCGGCGGGCTGCTGGACCTGGCCGAGGCCATGGCCGTTCAGTCGCAGCACGCGGACGCGGAAATCATGCGGCTGGAGGCCGAGCGGCTCGCGCGGCAGGCGACCCTCGGGGCCGGCGGGTACTCGGCCGAGCAGATCACCCGCCCGGGGAGCGGGCACAAGGTCGCCCCGGTGCTGCTCCGCTCGCTGCTGCTGGGGTTGGGCATCGGGGCGCTTCTCGGCTGCGGGCTCATGGTCCTGGCCGAGACGCGGGACAAGAGCTTCCGCTCCCCCGCCGAAATCCGTCGCCGCCTCGGGCTGGCCGTGGTCGGTCACATTCCGCGGATCCGCACCGTGCCGGCGCTCAGCCTCGAACCCGCCACCTACGACCCGCTGCTGGTCGCGGCGCTGCGCCCCAAATCGTCGGAAGCCGAAGCGTACCGGGGGCTGCGCACGCAACTCTACTTCAGCACGCAGGGGCGCGGGCACCAGGTAATCCAGGTGACCAGCCCGACCCCCGGCGACGGGAAGTCCACGCTCGCGGCCAACCTCGCGCTCTCGGTCGCGCAGTCGGGGAAGCGGACGATCCTCGTCGATTGCGACCTGCGCAAGCCGCGCGTTCACAAGCTGTTCGCCGGCGCGGACGCGACCGGAACCGGGCTGGCCGAAGTGATCGCCGGGGTCCGGCCGCTCGCCGACGGGATCGTCGCCAGCGGCGCGCCGGGCCTCGACCTGCTCCCGTGCGGCCCGCGGCCCGCGAACCCGGCCGAGTTGCTCGGGAGCCCGCAGTTCCAGCGCGTCCTCGCCGAACTGCGGGAACGGTACGAGTTCGTCATCGTCGACAGCCCGCCGCTGATGGCCGTCGCGGACCCCGCGATCGTGGCCCCGCAAGCGGACGGGGTGCTTGTTGTGTTCCGAATGACGAAAACGGCTCG
- the nusG gene encoding transcription termination/antitermination protein NusG, with the protein MDESTIIDEVGRWAALRTAARWEKAVTEQLAAAGVPVFLPLLTRVSRTKSKTQTAQLPVFPGYVFCGEREYRDSTRVPPSCRKLIAQLLRAPDPDQLKDELRSVADLLANRQLLQERVYGVIGDTVRIVGGPLAGSLGTILRLKPGTRRVLIEVSFLGARMEATVEERLLEKAVSIA; encoded by the coding sequence ATGGACGAGTCAACGATCATCGACGAAGTGGGCCGCTGGGCCGCTCTGCGGACCGCGGCCCGCTGGGAAAAGGCGGTGACCGAGCAGTTGGCCGCCGCCGGGGTGCCCGTGTTCCTTCCGCTCTTGACGCGGGTCAGCCGGACCAAAAGCAAGACGCAGACGGCGCAACTGCCGGTGTTCCCGGGCTACGTCTTCTGCGGCGAGCGGGAGTACCGGGACAGCACGCGCGTGCCCCCGTCGTGTCGCAAGTTGATCGCGCAGCTGCTACGCGCCCCGGACCCCGATCAACTGAAGGACGAGCTGCGCTCAGTCGCGGATCTGCTCGCGAACCGGCAGCTCCTTCAGGAGCGCGTGTACGGGGTGATCGGCGACACGGTCCGAATCGTCGGGGGGCCGCTCGCCGGCTCGCTCGGCACGATCCTCCGGCTAAAGCCGGGCACCCGCCGGGTCCTCATCGAAGTGTCCTTCCTCGGTGCCCGGATGGAAGCGACGGTCGAGGAACGGCTACTCGAAAAAGCTGTTTCGATCGCGTAA
- a CDS encoding MraY family glycosyltransferase, whose amino-acid sequence MTTYSLGSVWWVPLAAGTGAGLVLTRLARNMADRNGLVDAPDGRRKVQPRPVPVIGGVAVLLAAVLALAVTLLVSHSFAAAVRDDLRWAAALLAAVVAITAVGFVDDRHNLRARHKLAGQVVATLVLVAGGGYLIERVALFGWVVEFGPLAGPVTVFWLLACVNALNLIDGMDGLLGTVAVTGLGTLAVIALMVGQVFAATVALALCGAVAGFLWFNLPPATVYMGDAGSMLVGLVIGALAIPSSLKGPATVSLICPVAILILPVLDTTAAVIRRKLTGRGLATADRGHLHHVLLRHGLTVRRVLGLVAVLGLIASVGALASTALKNDLYALVAAAGVAVTLLATRLFGYAEFHLIRKRVSLALWSALGWDAAPAGTGLAVRIQGTIDWDSVWAVLAEAAGSADLQSLSLDVNAPELHENYHARWERATCATPDTHWWRVESPLFAHGHLIGRVAATGGRDSSPIERIFQTLARIVEATERRATELTEPAPAHGAVALGAR is encoded by the coding sequence TTGACCACTTACTCCCTTGGCTCCGTTTGGTGGGTGCCGCTCGCGGCGGGCACCGGCGCCGGGCTGGTGCTGACCCGGCTGGCCCGGAACATGGCCGATCGCAACGGGCTGGTCGACGCCCCGGACGGCCGCCGCAAGGTGCAGCCGCGGCCGGTTCCCGTGATCGGCGGCGTCGCCGTTCTCCTGGCGGCGGTGCTCGCGCTCGCGGTGACGCTGCTCGTGTCTCACTCGTTCGCCGCGGCCGTGCGGGACGACTTGCGCTGGGCCGCCGCGCTGCTGGCGGCGGTGGTCGCCATCACCGCCGTCGGGTTCGTCGACGACCGGCACAACCTCCGGGCGCGCCACAAGCTGGCCGGGCAGGTCGTCGCGACGCTGGTGCTCGTCGCCGGCGGCGGCTACCTGATCGAGCGCGTGGCCCTGTTCGGGTGGGTGGTCGAGTTCGGGCCGCTCGCCGGACCGGTCACGGTGTTCTGGCTGCTGGCCTGCGTCAACGCGCTGAACCTCATCGACGGGATGGACGGGCTGCTGGGAACGGTTGCGGTGACCGGGCTGGGAACGCTCGCGGTCATCGCGCTCATGGTGGGGCAGGTGTTCGCGGCGACCGTCGCGCTGGCCCTGTGCGGCGCGGTCGCCGGGTTCCTCTGGTTCAACCTCCCGCCCGCGACCGTGTACATGGGCGACGCGGGCAGCATGCTCGTCGGGCTGGTCATCGGGGCGCTGGCGATCCCGTCGTCGCTCAAGGGGCCGGCGACCGTCTCGCTCATTTGCCCGGTCGCGATTCTGATCCTGCCGGTCCTGGACACCACCGCGGCCGTGATCCGGCGCAAGCTGACCGGGCGCGGGCTGGCGACCGCCGACCGGGGGCACCTGCACCACGTCCTGCTGCGCCACGGGCTCACCGTGCGGCGCGTGCTGGGGCTGGTCGCCGTGCTGGGGCTGATCGCGTCCGTCGGCGCGCTCGCGAGCACCGCGCTCAAGAACGACCTGTACGCGCTCGTGGCCGCCGCGGGCGTCGCCGTCACCCTCCTCGCGACCCGCCTCTTCGGGTACGCGGAGTTCCACCTGATCCGCAAGCGGGTCAGCTTGGCGCTCTGGAGCGCCCTCGGTTGGGACGCGGCCCCCGCCGGGACCGGGTTGGCGGTTCGCATCCAAGGCACGATCGACTGGGATTCCGTTTGGGCCGTGTTGGCGGAAGCGGCCGGGAGCGCGGACCTCCAGTCGCTCTCGCTCGACGTCAACGCGCCCGAGCTGCACGAGAACTATCACGCACGGTGGGAACGCGCCACGTGCGCCACGCCCGACACGCACTGGTGGCGGGTCGAGAGCCCGCTGTTCGCGCACGGCCACCTCATCGGCCGGGTCGCGGCGACCGGTGGGCGTGACAGCAGCCCGATCGAACGCATCTTCCAGACGCTCGCCCGGATCGTCGAAGCGACGGAGCGCCGCGCGACCGAGTTGACCGAACCGGCGCCGGCGCACGGTGCCGTGGCCTTGGGCGCCCGCTGA
- a CDS encoding ABC transporter permease, producing MSRTVIQAGRTERQYWRDLWRFRELLFLLAWRDVSVRYKQTVIGIAWAVIRPLATTAVMVVVFGTVAKLPSGGAPYPLLVLSGMLGWQLFASGFSAASESLVGNGNLISKVYFPRLIIPLSAVAVSLIDFLVTLPVLLGLVAWYGADITWRLALLPLFVALALLAAVAVGVWLAALNVKFRDVRFVIPFVLQFGVYISPVGFGLGAVPEQYRWLFILNPAVGLIEGFRWALLGQACESTPYAVAVTVAATGATLVAGVRYFRRTEKTFADRI from the coding sequence GTGTCCCGTACCGTGATCCAAGCCGGTCGCACCGAACGTCAGTACTGGCGCGACCTGTGGCGCTTCCGCGAGCTCCTGTTCCTCCTCGCATGGCGCGACGTGTCGGTCCGGTACAAGCAAACCGTGATCGGGATCGCGTGGGCCGTGATCCGCCCGCTCGCGACGACGGCCGTCATGGTGGTCGTGTTCGGCACCGTCGCGAAGCTCCCCTCCGGCGGGGCGCCGTACCCGCTGCTCGTCCTGTCGGGGATGCTGGGCTGGCAGCTCTTCGCCAGCGGCTTCTCCGCTGCGAGCGAGAGCCTGGTCGGCAACGGGAACCTGATCTCGAAGGTCTACTTCCCGCGGCTCATCATCCCGTTGAGCGCGGTCGCGGTGAGCCTCATCGACTTCCTGGTTACGCTGCCGGTCCTGTTGGGGCTGGTGGCCTGGTACGGGGCCGACATCACCTGGCGGCTGGCGCTGCTGCCGCTGTTCGTCGCGCTCGCGCTGCTCGCGGCCGTCGCGGTCGGGGTCTGGCTGGCGGCGCTGAACGTCAAGTTCCGCGACGTGCGGTTCGTCATCCCGTTCGTGCTCCAGTTCGGGGTGTACATCTCGCCGGTGGGGTTCGGCCTCGGGGCGGTGCCCGAGCAGTACCGGTGGCTCTTCATCCTGAACCCGGCGGTCGGGCTGATCGAGGGGTTCCGCTGGGCGCTCTTGGGGCAGGCGTGCGAGTCGACCCCGTACGCGGTCGCCGTGACCGTCGCCGCGACGGGCGCGACGCTGGTGGCCGGCGTGCGGTACTTCCGTCGCACCGAAAAGACTTTTGCGGACCGAATTTGA
- a CDS encoding ABC transporter ATP-binding protein, whose product MGEPETAIRVEGLGKRYTLGRAAGSGPSTLRDALAAGARGGLQRLRGRRPADALPDEFWALKDISFDVERGDVVGIIGRNGAGKSTLLKLLSRITEPTAGQIEIEGRVASLLEVGTGFHPELTGRENVYLNGCILGMSRAEVRAKFDQIVEFAEVEKFLDTPVKRYSSGMYMRLAFAVAAHLESEVLVVDEVLAVGDTAFQQKCLGKMGQIARGGRTVLFVSHNLSVVNQLCTRGLYLRGGELVAHGPVADVIGRYLGGADQGAYAGTARPDRPTVTSVRIDTAELARGHLSVAVGFESPVAFDPLVGVVVSTDLGTPLFGTNRDLHPANPHGRSRAGRSVVTFPDVPLQSGTYGISVWLGDGTGAVHEHLPDVVRFDFVSSEALSSRYSTRVIGPLRVSARWSVALDAHGAHGPGPGGALERGVTCSG is encoded by the coding sequence GTGGGCGAACCCGAAACGGCGATCCGCGTCGAGGGTCTGGGCAAGCGGTACACGCTCGGGCGCGCCGCGGGGTCGGGACCATCGACGCTCCGGGACGCGCTCGCCGCCGGCGCGCGGGGGGGCCTCCAGCGGTTGCGCGGTCGCCGGCCCGCGGACGCGCTGCCGGACGAGTTCTGGGCACTCAAGGACATCTCGTTTGACGTGGAGCGCGGCGACGTGGTCGGGATCATCGGCCGTAACGGGGCCGGCAAAAGCACGCTGCTGAAGCTCCTCTCGCGGATCACGGAGCCGACGGCTGGCCAGATCGAGATCGAGGGCCGGGTGGCCAGCCTGCTGGAAGTGGGCACCGGGTTCCACCCGGAACTGACCGGGCGCGAGAACGTGTACCTGAACGGCTGCATTCTGGGGATGTCGCGCGCGGAGGTGCGGGCGAAGTTCGATCAGATCGTGGAGTTCGCCGAGGTCGAGAAGTTCCTCGACACCCCGGTGAAGCGGTACTCGTCGGGCATGTACATGCGGCTGGCGTTCGCGGTCGCCGCGCACCTCGAGTCCGAGGTGCTCGTCGTGGACGAGGTGCTCGCGGTCGGCGACACCGCGTTCCAACAGAAGTGTCTAGGGAAAATGGGCCAGATCGCGCGGGGCGGGCGGACGGTGCTGTTCGTGAGTCACAACCTGTCCGTTGTGAACCAGCTCTGCACGCGCGGGCTGTACTTGCGCGGCGGCGAACTCGTCGCGCACGGGCCCGTCGCGGACGTCATCGGCCGGTACCTCGGCGGCGCGGACCAGGGGGCGTACGCCGGCACCGCCCGCCCGGACCGGCCGACCGTGACCTCGGTCCGGATCGATACGGCCGAACTCGCCCGCGGGCACCTGAGCGTGGCGGTCGGCTTCGAGTCGCCGGTCGCGTTCGACCCGCTCGTCGGGGTGGTGGTCTCAACGGACCTCGGCACCCCGCTGTTCGGCACCAACCGCGACCTGCACCCGGCGAACCCGCACGGCCGCTCAAGGGCCGGTCGGTCGGTGGTCACGTTCCCGGACGTCCCGTTGCAGTCGGGGACCTACGGCATCTCTGTCTGGCTCGGGGACGGAACCGGGGCGGTTCACGAGCACCTGCCGGACGTGGTGCGGTTCGATTTCGTGTCGAGCGAGGCGCTCTCGAGCCGGTACTCGACGCGGGTGATCGGCCCGTTGCGGGTCTCGGCGCGCTGGTCGGTCGCACTCGACGCACACGGCGCGCACGGCCCAGGTCCCGGCGGTGCTCTCGAGCGAGGCGTGACGTGTTCCGGGTGA
- a CDS encoding acyltransferase — translation MFRVTWSRAVQAARRARFAWAGAEFGAGCDLARGVVLAPGVRNGRRGRVTLGSNVSLGRGAVLRAWGGSVAVGANVFVGEYTVVYGHGGVSIGDDTLIAPHCRILSSNHTIPPRGERIRHHPDVLLPTAIGRDVWLGAGVTVLGGVTIGDGCVVAAGAVVARDLPAYAVAAGVPAKTFRFRE, via the coding sequence GTGTTCCGGGTGACGTGGTCGCGGGCGGTCCAGGCCGCGCGCCGCGCGCGGTTCGCCTGGGCGGGCGCCGAGTTCGGCGCGGGCTGCGACCTCGCTCGCGGGGTGGTGCTCGCGCCAGGAGTTCGGAACGGCCGGCGGGGGCGCGTGACCCTTGGTTCCAACGTGAGCCTCGGGCGCGGGGCGGTTCTGCGGGCGTGGGGCGGCTCGGTGGCGGTCGGGGCGAACGTGTTCGTCGGCGAGTACACGGTCGTCTACGGGCACGGCGGCGTGTCGATCGGCGACGACACGCTGATCGCGCCGCACTGCCGCATCCTCTCCTCGAACCACACGATCCCGCCGCGCGGCGAGCGCATCCGCCACCACCCCGATGTGTTGCTGCCCACCGCCATCGGCCGCGACGTTTGGCTCGGCGCCGGGGTCACGGTTCTGGGCGGCGTGACCATCGGCGACGGCTGCGTTGTGGCCGCCGGGGCGGTGGTCGCACGCGACCTCCCCGCGTACGCGGTGGCGGCGGGCGTCCCGGCCAAAACGTTTCGGTTCCGCGAATGA
- a CDS encoding glycosyltransferase, whose translation MTPTVSVLIPTHNPDAGRLARTLAGLRAQTLPLERWELILVDNGSTAPVAPALSWHPSAKVLREPRLGLTFARRAGAAAAGGAFLVFVDDDNVLAPNYLAQVADAFARRPRLGALGGRSVPEWAVEPAPWVREFAGALAVRDLGDAERIADPGAETGYPACAPIGAGMALRTEAWADYARAGASDRGAITDRSGTSLASGGDCDIVLHVFRAGWQVGYSPELCLTHLMPAARLTREYLARLNHGIAKSWVQVLDRHGLRPWPRVARWTVPLRKWRAYLRYRSWTGPAAYVRWRGACGQFEGRALLGAP comes from the coding sequence ATGACCCCCACCGTATCGGTTCTGATCCCGACCCACAACCCGGACGCGGGCCGACTGGCCCGCACGCTGGCCGGGCTTCGCGCGCAAACGCTCCCTTTGGAGCGGTGGGAACTGATCCTGGTCGATAACGGGTCGACCGCGCCCGTCGCTCCCGCGCTGAGCTGGCACCCGTCCGCGAAAGTGCTTCGCGAACCTCGGCTGGGGCTGACGTTCGCCCGGCGGGCGGGAGCGGCGGCGGCCGGGGGGGCGTTTCTGGTGTTCGTGGATGACGACAACGTGCTCGCCCCGAACTACCTCGCGCAGGTCGCGGACGCCTTCGCCCGCCGCCCGCGGCTCGGGGCCCTCGGCGGCCGGTCGGTGCCGGAATGGGCGGTCGAACCGGCCCCGTGGGTTCGCGAGTTCGCGGGCGCGCTGGCCGTGCGCGACCTCGGCGACGCGGAGCGGATCGCGGACCCGGGCGCCGAGACCGGCTACCCGGCGTGCGCCCCCATCGGCGCGGGGATGGCGCTCCGGACCGAAGCCTGGGCGGATTACGCCCGGGCGGGCGCTTCAGACCGCGGCGCGATCACGGACCGGAGCGGCACCTCGCTGGCCAGCGGCGGCGACTGCGACATCGTGCTGCACGTGTTCCGGGCCGGGTGGCAGGTCGGCTACTCGCCGGAGCTGTGCCTCACGCACCTGATGCCGGCGGCGCGGTTGACCCGCGAGTACCTCGCGCGGTTGAACCACGGCATCGCGAAGTCGTGGGTCCAGGTGCTGGACCGCCACGGGCTCCGCCCCTGGCCGCGGGTCGCGCGCTGGACCGTACCGCTGCGCAAGTGGCGCGCGTACCTCCGCTACCGGAGCTGGACCGGACCCGCCGCGTACGTCCGCTGGAGGGGCGCGTGCGGTCAGTTTGAAGGCCGCGCACTCCTAGGAGCGCCATGA
- a CDS encoding glycosyltransferase has product MTDPNRVVQGLWIGPSLSAMEQLSIRSFLAHGHDYHLYVYSVPTGVPKGTVLKDANEIIDRSRIWFYKHDGFASGSVSGFSELFRYALLHQRGGWWVDSDVVCLKAFDHPGAIVIATSNEAEHGVLPCTFVLKFPAGGPYTKYLLKAADRPDPERIGYLSIGPFLVQKMVTELGLQEHLAAPEMFAPIGWRGLSRIVRQPGGPTLKSVYRYFYWRSRWLLHPRTHPGAVRRSSYALHLWNEFWREGGLDKNKEYARGCLFERLKRRYLGAEAS; this is encoded by the coding sequence ATGACGGACCCCAACCGCGTCGTCCAGGGGCTCTGGATCGGCCCGTCACTCAGTGCGATGGAGCAGCTCAGCATCCGCTCCTTTCTGGCCCACGGGCACGACTACCACTTGTACGTGTATTCGGTGCCGACGGGCGTGCCGAAAGGGACCGTTCTCAAAGACGCAAACGAGATCATCGACCGCTCCCGGATCTGGTTTTACAAGCACGACGGCTTCGCGAGCGGGAGCGTCTCCGGGTTCTCGGAGCTGTTCCGCTACGCGCTCCTCCACCAGCGCGGGGGCTGGTGGGTCGACAGCGATGTCGTTTGCTTGAAGGCCTTCGATCACCCCGGGGCGATCGTCATCGCGACGAGCAACGAGGCCGAACACGGCGTGCTGCCGTGCACGTTCGTTTTGAAATTTCCCGCCGGCGGCCCCTACACGAAGTACCTCCTGAAGGCGGCCGACCGCCCCGACCCCGAGCGGATCGGGTACCTTTCGATCGGTCCGTTCCTGGTCCAAAAAATGGTCACGGAACTCGGGCTCCAGGAGCACCTCGCCGCACCGGAGATGTTCGCCCCCATCGGCTGGCGTGGCCTGTCGCGAATCGTCCGGCAGCCCGGCGGCCCGACGCTGAAGTCGGTCTACCGTTACTTCTACTGGCGCTCGCGCTGGCTCCTGCACCCCCGAACGCACCCGGGGGCGGTTCGCCGCTCGAGTTACGCCCTCCATCTGTGGAACGAATTCTGGCGCGAGGGCGGGCTCGACAAGAATAAAGAGTACGCCCGCGGGTGCCTGTTCGAGCGCCTCAAGCGCCGGTACTTGGGGGCGGAGGCGTCATGA
- a CDS encoding glycosyltransferase family 2 protein, with the protein MTVPLVSFLTPAYNAAAYLPDTVRSVLAQTHPRVEVIVVNDGSRDDTLAVARSFTDPRVKVIDQENRGQSAAENRAFREAQGEYVVHLDADDLISPNKVEVQVRRLAGAEPGCVSFHPWGRFVDHPRNTRAVPQPFWRDIAPVDLLTEMWERHSMVQGGCYLLPRALVEQAGPWDESLSLINDFDFFPRVLARARAVLFCPDAFLHYRSGLAGALSATKSDRAWDSAFRATLAGTGTLLATGDTARSRKACSRVWEEFIFACYPAVPELRRRAREQVRALGGPHFSPLMGPKMRALARLVGWKLAKRIERLARRLTRAKKA; encoded by the coding sequence ATGACCGTTCCACTCGTTTCGTTTCTCACCCCGGCGTACAACGCGGCGGCGTACCTCCCCGACACGGTGCGATCGGTGCTCGCGCAGACGCACCCGCGGGTCGAAGTGATCGTCGTCAACGACGGCTCGCGCGACGACACGCTCGCCGTCGCCCGGTCGTTCACCGACCCGCGCGTGAAGGTGATCGATCAGGAGAACCGCGGCCAGAGCGCGGCGGAGAACCGGGCGTTCCGGGAGGCGCAAGGCGAGTACGTCGTCCACCTCGACGCCGACGACCTGATCTCGCCGAACAAGGTCGAGGTGCAGGTGCGGCGGCTCGCCGGGGCGGAGCCGGGCTGCGTGTCGTTCCACCCGTGGGGCCGGTTCGTCGACCACCCGCGCAACACCCGGGCCGTCCCGCAGCCGTTTTGGCGCGACATCGCCCCGGTCGATCTGCTGACCGAAATGTGGGAGCGGCACAGCATGGTGCAGGGCGGGTGCTACCTGCTCCCGCGAGCGCTCGTCGAACAAGCCGGGCCTTGGGACGAGTCGCTCTCCCTCATCAACGACTTCGATTTCTTCCCGCGGGTCCTGGCCCGCGCCCGCGCGGTGCTGTTTTGCCCGGACGCGTTCCTCCACTACCGCTCGGGGCTGGCGGGCGCGCTGAGTGCCACGAAATCCGATCGGGCGTGGGACTCGGCCTTCCGCGCCACCCTCGCGGGCACGGGAACGCTGCTCGCCACCGGGGACACGGCGCGAAGCCGGAAGGCGTGTTCGCGTGTGTGGGAGGAGTTCATTTTCGCCTGCTACCCCGCCGTGCCGGAGCTGCGGCGGCGTGCCCGCGAGCAGGTGCGGGCGCTGGGCGGCCCGCACTTCTCCCCTCTGATGGGGCCCAAGATGCGTGCGCTCGCGCGGCTCGTCGGCTGGAAGCTGGCGAAGCGGATCGAGAGGTTGGCCCGTCGTCTGACACGCGCCAAGAAAGCGTGA
- a CDS encoding glycosyltransferase family 2 protein → MDISVVIPAFNRVDLLRASVGSVLVAAGRAAPLRVECVVVDDGSDSPLEPRLDDLRARFAPAHCLRVIRQANAGSSAARMTGLHSANGEFVQFLDSDDLLHPDKLAAHVRAMRETGAELSYCDQATTRPYDPLNDAHEPPRLSQKVLPTVGTAAELFIGVQTVPHTPVFRRAALLAALANPLVPPSRVFEPAGDTWLFFNCATQPWRVCKVNGPFAVTVCHDDEHLSMKWEKLGIPALAVTLVFALRCPQTPATRAARALLGAAAFQSYRRLPRRFHAEYERLTLAVYQTSPTDAPRAHLGGRRFARLASVLGPARAARVLRRFQCRPYSRCRTIDREELDDVFGRALRHVIAVSGREPFEARFGRSPVQLAPALVGGA, encoded by the coding sequence GTGGACATCAGCGTCGTGATCCCGGCGTTCAACCGCGTCGATCTCTTACGGGCGAGCGTCGGAAGCGTCCTCGTGGCGGCCGGACGGGCCGCGCCGCTGCGGGTCGAATGCGTTGTCGTGGACGACGGCTCGGATTCGCCGCTCGAGCCTCGTCTGGACGACCTCCGGGCGCGGTTCGCCCCGGCGCACTGCCTCCGCGTGATCCGGCAGGCGAACGCCGGGTCGTCGGCCGCCCGGATGACCGGCCTTCACAGCGCGAACGGCGAGTTCGTTCAGTTCCTCGATTCCGACGACCTCCTGCACCCCGATAAACTAGCGGCCCACGTGCGGGCGATGCGCGAGACCGGCGCCGAGCTGTCGTACTGCGACCAGGCCACCACGCGACCGTACGATCCCCTCAACGACGCGCACGAGCCGCCCCGGTTGTCTCAAAAAGTGCTCCCCACGGTTGGGACCGCGGCCGAGCTGTTTATCGGCGTTCAGACCGTCCCGCACACCCCGGTCTTCCGTCGCGCCGCGCTCCTAGCCGCATTGGCAAATCCGTTGGTGCCCCCGAGTCGGGTGTTCGAACCCGCCGGGGACACGTGGCTGTTCTTCAACTGCGCGACGCAGCCGTGGCGCGTGTGCAAGGTGAACGGCCCGTTCGCCGTTACCGTGTGTCACGACGACGAGCACCTGTCGATGAAGTGGGAGAAGCTCGGCATCCCGGCGCTCGCCGTGACGCTCGTGTTCGCGCTCCGGTGCCCCCAAACGCCGGCAACGCGGGCGGCGCGCGCGTTGCTCGGCGCGGCCGCGTTCCAGAGCTACCGCCGGCTCCCGCGGCGGTTCCACGCGGAGTACGAACGGCTCACGCTCGCCGTTTACCAGACCAGCCCCACCGACGCGCCCCGCGCGCACCTCGGGGGCCGGCGGTTCGCGCGGCTCGCGTCCGTGCTCGGCCCCGCGCGGGCGGCGCGCGTCCTCCGCCGGTTCCAGTGCAGACCGTACAGCCGTTGCCGGACCATCGACCGCGAGGAGCTCGACGACGTGTTCGGCCGGGCGCTCCGCCACGTTATAGCGGTCAGCGGGCGCGAGCCGTTCGAGGCGCGGTTCGGCCGCAGCCCGGTCCAACTGGCTCCCGCGCTCGTCGGGGGCGCCTGA